DNA sequence from the Pempheris klunzingeri isolate RE-2024b chromosome 9, fPemKlu1.hap1, whole genome shotgun sequence genome:
ACTCTGTGCTAATGGATGATGGTAAAGGAGATGAAAGGATGGCTCTAGATTCAAAGGCAGATTCTGTAAAATCTAAAGAAAAATCTTTGGATGTGGATGTGGGTGAGGGACTGCTGTGTTGATTAAAGTAGCTGCTCCTTAGCTCAGGTGAGACTTGTGCTACCCTGAGGTCTGAAGATTGGGTGTTCACTGACTCAAAGGGTGATGAGCTGACACAGTTCCTATGCTTGGGGGAGGGACTTGGAGTTACAGACTGATGTGAGGGGCTGTTGTGTCTGTCTTGGAAAACAGGAGTGAGTTTTCTTGGTTCAGTTTCTGAATGAGCTTGTCTAGGATTAGATGGTGAGGGTGAACATCTTTTTTCAACTGAGGAAGAAGATAAGGATGATGCTCTTCCCTCTGGACTGAGGGTATAGGGACTATTATGCCTCGGAGAAGGGGTCCTCTTACCAGTGTCGAGGACTTCGGATGAGGGGCTAGCTGTAGTAAGCTGAGGTACTGGTGATTTGCCTTTTAGCTCTAAATCTGGGCTCCTGTCCTCTGAAACTTCTGGATGCCCCGAGCTCAgtccctccccctctgtctgcctcctcgCCAAGGACTCACTCTGCAACGGGGGACTGTAAAGCCTTTCTCTTGAATCCTCAAAGCCCTCCTCCCCTTCACTGAAGCCCTGTGCAGAGTGGTAAGAGCCCGAGGAGTCGTTCAGATCATCCACCAGGGGTGATACAGCAGCTGTCCCGTCCACCTCCCTCTGGGAGGGGACAAAAGCCCTTACAGCTGGGCTGCTTGACAGGGAGGGTGACTCACAGTCGTCTCCAAAAATGTCACACAGGCAGGTAGTCTCGGAAATGGCACTGCGCTGAGTAGGGACGTTGATTATGTCAAAGATTTCAACGTGATTGGGGGTGCCGTCACGATGACACAGGGAATAGGTGCGGGGCGCACTGCGCAGGAAGGAGTAGCTGTCCCCCTGGAGACTCCAGCTGTCCATCGCTTGTCCACTAGCTCCAAATTCTCACTGTGGCCAGTCCAGTCTGCTCGTCTAGTCTGCTCTGGGCTCTGTTCCTGGACTAGAAAGATATGGTCACCTGGAGGGTGtgtagttcattcatttatatcACCAGTAACCCTGGTGAATATCATCAAGAGGCAAAAGATTATCAATAACATGTATAGAGGCTAAGGCATTGTGcattgtttctgttctgttacCTTGCCAACAGCAAATTTAGCTTTTAACCCTCAAATGAGAATACCTACAGTACACTGATAGGGTAAACCTCCAAAAGTGGTTCACAAATAAATATAACTGTCACTATGCCTTAAAAAGCAGTAGCAAGCAACTATAAATTAATGAAAGAGGATATATATTCAGTGACTAAAAGCATTTAGTTGTGCTTAAAAGCTCCTGAGATATTATCATGGCATTACATGTGATGTGCAGCTTATTCTAAACTATAAAGACTGAGATTTATCAAGCTTACATAtatgaaaaatgacagcattGCGATTAGCTCTGCCAAATACGTACCCTTTATCTTAACTTTCCATATCGCATTGGTATGGTAGGATTGACCAGAGAAAGAGAGCCTGCTCCCTGTGCAAgtagagaaagacagaatgacTGGTGCTGTACCTTTGGCCAATGATGAGGCTTTCCCAAGGGCATTGAGTTCCTCTGTGCTGCAAAATCTACCCCTCATCCGGCGAACTGTCTCTCAAAATCCACAGCTGAATCCAGGCCTGAGAGGCTCTGTGCAGCTCAGCCTGGCAGAGCCACACTGGCTAGACAACTTCAGAATGTAAAAGACACTGCCATGTATCAGACTTGAATAGAAAAAGCGAAGAGGGGCATCTCGCTCAGACACATTACATCCCCTAATGCTTCCATCTCTATTTCTGCCCCTCCCTTCAGAGCTGGCCTACAGGAAACTGCTTACTGAGTCTAATCAGGATCTTTTCGGTTGGACATTGGCTTTACAGTGTGAgctggggtgggtgggtgggtgggtgggtttATAGTTAGCAGCAGGTGCTGATCCGGCCAGGACGGATGAGTGCGGCTGGAATCTGACACTTACAGCCAGCTCAGTCACAGGGCTCCTCTATATATAGACCCATACTATCAGGGCCAGATAGCCTTAGCTTTAGCTGTTTGCCTGGGCACACTGGTGGGGAAAGAAAGGAACAGAGAGCTCGGACCACAGCCCACACATTATCCACTTAACCGCTACATATGACGTTATGCCTGGCACTGAGGGAGTAGTTAATGTATgcttgtatgtgtttgtgcgagCATGAATGCTAAGGTGGAGCTGGGGTACAACAGGTCAAAGGTTAACAGAGACCACCCGACTTTCACACCTCACGTGGAGAACTCCTGTGCGCTGCATGGTACCTAAGAATGCTTGCATAACTAAGGTGGTCTCACATGTTTTAagtcacgttttttttttcatggtcaAGCTTCATATAAGCTTGCCAATCTTGCAGCCACAATGTCTGATCAAAACTGTCACAGCAAGGGATCATGTTATTTTACTGTACCTAGCACCTGCTGAGCCACAGTGAGGCATGTTTGATGATAGTAAGTTTGGATAAGCCCTGTGCCCCAAACCTAATACCTCATGTGATTAATATTCGCTCTCAGCTATTAAGTCATTCAGGGCAAACCAATGGAAAATCTTTGATTGTTGCCCCAACTGAATGTTGCATAAGGCTGTGACTGCTAGTACATCTGTTGAATCAAAGGGTTGAGAAACTGCTCCCAACACTGGAAAGTCAACAATCTATTATATATGTGCCATCATACATATGTAATTTGGCCTCCCTTTCTGTCAGGTGTGTCATACATATGTGTGCCACAGTTAATGTGGCTATGGGGCTAGCCTGAGTCTTTGACCTTGGTGGAGCTGTATAACATctatatgtcttttttttttttttacaccatcaATTCTGTATATACTCATTATTGTTTATAGACTAGTGTTTATAGAGTATAAAGTATCCTGCAAGTGATTTCATGTTTCACTGGAGGCTCTAATGGCATGACAAACATGAATCATCGTCCGTCTGCACACTTATCAGGTACTAAGGAGGGGACGGATGATATGATTACAGCTCATATGGTAAACCAGCATACACTATTTCAGTATGCGTTATACATAAACACAGGTGTTACTTGGAAAAGTATCAAACTTGGAcaacatgtgtgcatgtgtgaatgtataTCAGTGTGCTGGGTATGAGACAGTGTGAACTCAAGTGTACAGAAGTGCTGATAAATTTGAACCTCTGTGGTTATGGCAGCACAGCGGACTGGAGGAGGACTCAGAGGGGAAGAATGATGAGCACCTCAGCAATGAGGAGCTTCAGTCTACATCACTGATTAGTCACACAAGCATTCCTGCTGTCCAAAGACCTCACCCACCCTCAGCATCTGAGCCATGCTTGTACAATGCGCTGCATTGGAATCTGTAAGTGGACAAATGTATAACTTCATAAGGGCTTGGCAGAAATGTTCAGTGATCACATGTTTAACAAATGTCAAATGCTGTCTGGCACAGCACCTCATGTGTACAGATAAATAAacgtgattttctttttaaaaactatttctgATTATCTGCTTGCTTCTATCTGTGGGATATGATGCCAAACTGGGGTCCAGTCTCATGATGCCAAGTGCTTGTATTTATGACAAACAGTGAGAAAAGATCACgtttcaaatcttttttttgtgaactGACCTAGTTGCCCTTTTAGGATGTGGCTGACTTTAAACTCTATACAAgccacattttaattttagctgtatttttttgtgttttagtgatggacattttgaggaataTGTACTCTACCTGTTATGATACCTTACACTTTTATCAGGGGGGTAAACTTTCTACTCCACAGCACAGATTTGACTGCTGCACCTacactttgcagattaagaCTTTACATACGAAACATATGATCGATGCCTTTCTGCAGATTAAACTACTGACACACTATATCAAACAGATGCAATCAGCTCTACCATGACCAGCTGTAACATTAACATGATATTTACATTGTGATGCATCAGTACTGAGCCAACCTTTAAAGCATGAGCTGACGAAAGAAGAAATCTGATTcaagtcaaaataaaaatggtgCACGAAGAGCTGTTATTGTGTCGCAGAGAAattgacttttattgtgaaatgtcCCGTTAAGGCAGAATGCGACACAGGAAGATCCGCATTACGACTGCTGGTGAAGTGTTGCCATAACAGGCAAGTGGCTAACGCTAATGTTTGCTAACTAATTAGCAGGATAGGTGAGTGGCGTGTGTTTAAACATATCTTAAATTTCAATCAAACTGTAGATGTTTTAAGTGTTGGGTTAGCGCGAAATAATGAAGGCAAGCGGGTTGTCATTCTCTCCTGAAATTATTTGGGCCttgtcagtcagcagctggCTAACATCAGCTAGCTAAGTAGCTGCTAGCAATGGCGAGCTTTTGTAGCTAGCCAGCCTCTGTCATACCGTTTGTTTATGTTAGCTGTGCGACAgcttatttttctacattaTCGCGTGGAATCAAAGCACACTGGTTAACAGTTCGTGATACTTCACATTTATCATTGTTAGCGagtaataacacacacaaaacgcgCCGTTTCGTcattaaaatagaaatgtaGCTTGCGTTTGTGTTGGTTAGCTGTATTACGGTAAGTGCTAGCTAGGTAGACATTTTCTGTGTCCAGCTCAGAAGCGGTGCGTTACAGTAAAGCTGTATTTAACAATAATCTGATGTTTTCACAACCAGACGCTAATAGAATCCAAACGTGGAGCATCTGCTCAAACAAAATCACTGATCAATATTATGTTTAGTAGCCTGATTGGATTATACTTTAGTTCAGCAGAGACTCAAGTGGCGACCATCGTTAGTAAACACCAGGCCTCAGAGTACACTGTGTGCCTGCCTCTGATGTTGTCAAGGCCTTGCTAAGTGTTAGCAGTGTCACACCAGGCCAAACTTTTAATCAGGGCAGTGCTGGATAGGTTTGATTTTACTTCTCTAGACTAAAAAAGTAATTGTTCCAGCTCTCAAAGTAACACTTGGTACCTTTAGCCTTTGGGCTGAGGCAGCTGTGTGATGATGGGATTGTCAAAATGTCATCAGTGCAGCCAAATACTGCAGCTGGTTTGTGACATTAAAACAATGGAACATCTTTTTAATATGTACTCAGGCTAAATTTAAGTaggattttcttttgtgttgaaTCAACTTCAGGAAGTTCaatttaaagagaaaacaaaatcatagATTATTTGAAGTAGATCAGTTCATCTGCTGGGCTAATGTGCCATTATGGGCATGTCTGATGGCTGATTAGTAACAAGAAATTGCAAGTCAGAAATACCAATATGTTTCATTTGAAGTAGTTTGAAATGGTGTTGCCATTACATAGCACaatcacatttatatttcagcCTTGAGGGTCGATGCGCCAAGTACATGATTTGATCTGCAATTCTTTAAAAGTAAATTCTAAGGGGTTGTTACAAAGCATGATTTATTATTCTTTGTGTTTAGGTATGCTGTGTGTTTAGGAAATTGCGATTGACATGTTTCTTGGGACGTCTTTGATGAAGCACTTCATTGAAACAAATAATTATTTAGTTGCAGCctgaaaataattcaaaataacatcaaatattGGTATTGATAGTGACGTATTAGTATAAGTCGGGATGTATTAACAGTTCGCTGGCTTTGacctgtgtttttctcttcttcatctaggtgttgttgttgtgtgtgtgcgtgttccaGTCTGAACCATGGaacagtgtgcatgtgttgagCGGGAGCTGGAGAAAGTGCTCCATCGCTTTGTAATGTATGGCCACCAGTCTGAGGAGAGGCTAGATGAGCTCCTGCGCAGTGTCTGTGAGATACGAGGACAGCTAGTTGCTTTTGGTAAGAAAAACTGATACACATAAGAGTGACTGAACAATATGAAGATACAACATTTGCAAGTTAAGTGAattaagcctttttttttttagtaattttaaCTTCTTTGTTCCATTAGGAGTTAAAATGGTGCTTTGTGATGCTTCACCAGTGATGTATCATAACTAATAAGGCACATATTATTGTAGACATGCACAGTGACtacttcccttttttctctcttgcagGAGTACAAGATGCAGACCTTTCAGTTCTATCTCAGACTATGGCACAGTGTtgtaaaaatattaaagaaacagTGCAGATGCTAGCGTCCCGGCATAAGGACATACATGGCAGTGTGTCAAAAGTGGGCAAAGCCATTGACAGAGTAAGGACCGGCAGCATCTTTcttttacattaacatttgaCATTCGAATATTTAATGTCTAATATACTTCTCCACAGAATTTTGATGCGGAGATCAGTGCTGTGGTGGCAGAGACAGTGTGGGACACcccagagagacagaaataccTGAGTGAGACCATTGTGGAGCACCTGTACAGACAAGGGATGCTCAGTGTAGCAGAGGATCTTTGTCAGGTAAGTAGCTGTGAATCTGTCAAACTAATGGTTTTGGTGTAAATATAGCCTGAATGGCTTTAAGAGGATGGAAGAGTTCTCAATAACTCAGAATGCCTTTTCCTGTTATCTAGGAGTCTGGTGTAGTTATAGATATGAGTATGAAGCAGCCTTTCCTGGAGCTAAACAGAATCCTTGAAGCACTCAGGATGCAGGACCTCAGGCCGGCACTTGAGTaagttttctctttctttttacccTCATCTGTGTGCAGACAGTCGCCATCTTTGTAAAGAGAATCAAAATAAAGTGACTATTTTCAAACATTGGCAAAGACAGATTTTCACAGCTTGCAAAAGTGCTTACGCTATGTTTCCTATCTGGCTGACTAATCAAACTTTGGGAAGAAATCTGGACACTTAGCACAAGTTACCACCTCCATAAAGCCCATATATGCTTGAGGAATTTCTATTGAGATAAAGTTTACTTTGGTCCTGCCAAGGCTTTCCCTCAGGGTGGGAAATTGGCACCAGCCACCTGCCAAGTGCTGCTAAAATACGAAAGTCACTAAGAGATTTCAGATGCACAATGATGATTTCCCAGCAAGTGGCTGGTGAATTTGAACATTTATCTGTCTGTGGCTGGTAGAtggtcacattttaaaaagttcatCTCCCACTTTCGAACACATTGTGATTATTAAGAAACTCCCCCTAGGCCGTTGATCACTATAAGTGTGGACATAGCTGGCTGTACTTACTCATGTCTGTGCCTTCTTAGGTGGGCTGTGACGAATCGGCAGCGCCTTTTGGACCTGAACAGTAGTCTAGAATTCAAGTTGCACCGCTTGTACTTCATTAGCCTGCTCAGTGGGGGAATCGGCAACCAAATGGAGGCCCTGCAGTACGCCAGGCACTTCCAGCCTTTTGCATCTCAGCACCAGAGAGGTAGACAATAAACAatcatttcaacatttctggcaca
Encoded proteins:
- the rmnd5b gene encoding E3 ubiquitin-protein transferase RMND5B, with the translated sequence MEQCACVERELEKVLHRFVMYGHQSEERLDELLRSVCEIRGQLVAFGVQDADLSVLSQTMAQCCKNIKETVQMLASRHKDIHGSVSKVGKAIDRNFDAEISAVVAETVWDTPERQKYLSETIVEHLYRQGMLSVAEDLCQESGVVIDMSMKQPFLELNRILEALRMQDLRPALEWAVTNRQRLLDLNSSLEFKLHRLYFISLLSGGIGNQMEALQYARHFQPFASQHQRDIQILMGSLVYLRHGIENSPYRSLLETNQWAEICNIFTRDACALLGLSVESPLSVSFASGCMALPVLMNIKQVIEQRQCSGVWTHKDELPIEIDLGKKCWYHSVFACPILRQQTSESNPPMKLICGHVISRDALNKLTNAGKLKCPYCPMEQNPSHAKQIYF